The Bos taurus isolate L1 Dominette 01449 registration number 42190680 breed Hereford chromosome 13, ARS-UCD2.0, whole genome shotgun sequence genome contains a region encoding:
- the CDNF gene encoding cerebral dopamine neurotrophic factor precursor: MWCGGAAAMVAFCAGLWVSNPGRAQGQEAGGIPGADCEVCQEFLSRFYNSLIARGVNFSLDTIEKELINFCLDVKGKENRLCYYLGATKDAATKILSEVTRPMSVHMPAAKICEKLKKMDSQICELKYEKKLDLASVDLSKMRVAELKQILHSWGEECRACAEKTDYVNLIKELAPKYAATHPQTEL; the protein is encoded by the exons ATGTGGTGCGGCGGCGCAGCCGCAATGGTGGCCTTTTGCGCCGGACTTTGGGTCTCTAACCCGGGGCGGGCGCAGGGCCAGGAGGCCGGGGGGATCCCGGGCGCCGACTGTGAAG TATGTCAAGAATTCTTGAGTCGATTCTACAATTCCTTGATAGCAAGAGGAGTCAACTTTTCTCTGGACACCATAGAAAAAGAATTGATCAACTTTTGCTTGGatgtcaaaggaaaagaaaaccgcCTG TGCTACTATCTAGGAGCCACAAAAGATGCTGCTACTAAGATCCTAAGTGAGGTCACTCGCCCGATGAGTGTGCACATGCCTGCAGCGAAGATTTGTGAGAAGCTGAAGAAGATGGACAGTCAGATCTGTGAGCTGAAATATG AAAAGAAACTGGACTTGGCATCAGTGGACCTGTCCAAGATGAGAGTAGCAGAGCTGAAGCAGATACTGCACAGCTGGGGAGAAGAGTGCAGGGCCTGTGCAGAAAAAACCGACTACGTGAATCTCATCAAAGAACTGGCACCCAAGTATGCAGCAACGCACCCCCAAACAGAACTCTGA
- the HSPA14 gene encoding heat shock 70 kDa protein 14 isoform X4, which produces MATSNSSAGIRWSRQETRTLLSILGEAEYIQRLQTVHHNADVYQAVSKRMQQEGFRRTERQCRSKFKVLKALYLKAYVAHATSMGDPPHCPFYDTLDQLLRNQIVTDADNLMEDAAWAKHSDLNLAAPDTPGEEGTSILGAKRTQAAEHQPILKTVKESDDCQLRVSDQMPETSDLEDSWDESSGAGCSQGTPSYSSSHHLFRGAAAPCQSIPMTRLAVSGEPSPCSSSSRNIHGVASAQQPPASSSRAPFVSGGDRPLTSEPPPRWARRRRRSVARTIAAELAENRRLARELSKREQEKLDRLIAIGEEASAQQDTANELRRDAVVAVRRLATAVEEATGAFQLGLEKLLQRLISNTKS; this is translated from the exons ATGGCCACTTCCAATAGCAGTGCGGGCATCCGGTGGTCCAGACAAGAGACACGGACGCTTCTCTCCATACTAGGCGAGGCAGAGTACATTCAGCGCCTGCAGACCGTGCATCACAACGCAGATGTCTATCAGGCCGTGTCCAAGCGGATGCAGCAGGAAGGCTTCCGCCGCACCGAGCGTCAGTGCCGCTCCAAGTTCAAAGTCCTGAAGGCATTATATTTAAAGGCCTATGTGGCCCACGCCACAAGTATGGGCGACCCACCACACTGTCCCTTTTATGATACTTTGGATCAGCTTCTCCGAAATCAGATAGTGACTGATGCAGACAACTTAATGGAGGACGCTGCTTGGGCCAAGCACAGTGACCTGAATTTAGCAGCCCCTGACACCCCAGGGGAGGAGGGGACCAGCATTCTGGGAGCAAAAAGGACTCAGGCAGCAGAGCATCAGCCTATTTTGAAAACAGTGAAGGAGTCAGATGATTGTCAGCTGAGGGTCAGTGACCAGATGCCAGAAACCAGTGACCTCGAGGACTCCTGGGATGAATCCTCGGGTGCAG GGTGCTCTCAAGGGACCCCCAGCTACAGCAGCTCTCATCACCTTTTCAGAGGTGCAGCTGCCCCCTGTCAGAGCATCCCCATGACCAGACTGGCTGTGTCCGGTGAGCCCAGCCCCTGCTCCAGCTCCAGCCGAAACATTCACGGGGTGGCCTCCGCACAGcagcctccagcctcctcctccagggctccTTTTGTTTCTGGTGGGGATAGACCTTTGACCAGTGAGCCCCCTCCCAGGTGGGCCCGGCGAAGAAGGCGGTCAGTGGCCAGGACTATTGCAGCCGAGCTGGCAGAAAACAGGAGGTTGGCACGAGAACTTTCAAAGCGGGAGCAAGAAAAACTGGATCGGCTGATTGCCATTGGCGAGGAGGCCAGCGCTCAGCAGGACACTGCCAACGAGCTCCGCAGGGATGCGGTGGTTGCGGTCAGACGCTTGGCCACAGCAGTGGAAGAGGCAACCGGGGCTTTCCAGCTAGGACTTGAAAAGTTGCTTCAGAGGTTAATTTCAAACACCAAAAGTTAG